One genomic region from Doryrhamphus excisus isolate RoL2022-K1 chromosome 14, RoL_Dexc_1.0, whole genome shotgun sequence encodes:
- the fbxl6 gene encoding F-box/LRR-repeat protein 6 isoform X1 yields MASADGALSVHSEDDKDAGACKLNASSQVRDGETSQKNSTLNRNSSQPQKAKMKKKARVNRVAQPNYTVHEGEDMLLVISSSTAQYDGSAWAPKRKGCKKRKVTKGKGKSIPTKRKKLMSAPVVKQKEEIPEFVLEAPSDHSWGQMLPEEVLVNIFKMVVTQDGAVPFLCRVGRVCRLWNVAASSPILWRKVSLGHCWITTGKTQLPKTESKIKYTIDWLAQKRFSQLREFSLHHWTKNVNYAVDVVSKFCPHLGALTLSYCSGLTEVGFQSLGLHSRSLQSLNLQYTEFQVEGLLSYLELYGCQIRQIWFTHGLKNDRLLTAISRGCCRDLELLEVNTKLDSKDGELPICIQALQTACPKLKTFRMLNVRPLHKTMRSGTELSLGFPSLEELCIATTSYSYMNDKDLWDILFASTQLRVLDLRGCSRITSAGLAALPCHELECLFWGQYFSSHGGSSSLKKGLHMVTQKWNQTLQQLDIANQLFSEEDLEVAMSHLARATEGNTLRSLNLSGTRITTCALRPLISQTTALNYLNLSSCRYLPRGLKRIYRGQEDIRQLLDKLE; encoded by the exons ATGGCCTCTGCTGATGGGGCACTTTCAGTCCACAGCGAAGATGACAAGGACGCTGGTGCCTGTAAATTGAATGCGTCCAGCCAAGTAAGAGATGGAGAAACGTCACAAAAAAATTCTACTTTGAATAGGAACTCTAGTCAGCCTCAAAAGGCTAAAATGAAGAAGAAGGCCAGAGTGAACAGGGTGGCTCAGCCCAACTACACTGTCCACGAGGGTGAGGACATGCTCTTAGTGATATCCAGCAGCACCGCTCAATATGACGGCTCTGCCTGGGCCCCCAAGAGGAAGGGATGCAAAAAGAGGAAGGTGACTAAAGGAAAAGGGAAAAGCATTCCaactaagagaaaaaagttgatgAGTGCACCGGTTGTCAAGCAAAAAGAGGAGATCCCTGAGTTTGTACTGGAGGCACCAAGTGACCACAGTTGGGGGCAAATGCTTCCAGAGGAGGTGCTGGTCAATATTTTCAAGATGGTGGTTACCCAAGATGGCGCTGTGCCATTTCTGTGCAG GGTAGGGAGAGTCTGTCGCCTGTGGAACGTTGCCGCCTCCAGCCCCATCCTGTGGCGAAAGGTCTCACTCGGCCACTGCTGGATCACAACGGGGAAGACTCAGCTCCCGAAAACCGAGAGCAAAATCAAGTACACGATAGACTGGCTGGCACAGAAGAG ATTCTCACAACTGCGAGAGTTCTCCCTCCATCACTGGACCAAGAATGTCAACTATGCAGTAGAT GTCGTGTCCAAGTTCTGCCCTCATCTTGGTGCCCTCACACTCTCCTACTGCTCGGGCCTGACGGAGGTGGGCTTCCAAAGCCTCGGCCTGCACAGCCGCTCTCTGCAGAGCTTAAACCTCCAGTACACAGAG TTTCAGGTGGAGGGTCTTCTGAGTTACCTGGAACTCTACGGATGTCAGATAAGACAGATTTGGTTCACTCACGGCCTGAAGAATGACCGACTGTTGACTGCCATCTCT AGGGGATGCTGTCGTGATCTGGAGTTGTTGGAGGTCAACACGAAGCTGGACAGTAAAGATGGCGAACTTCCCATTTGCATCCAGGCGCTACAGACTGCATGCCCCAAACTTAAG ACTTTCCGGATGCTGAACGTCCGACCTCTGCACAAGACCATGCGTAGCGGCACCGAATTGTCATTGGGCTTCCCCTCACTGGAGGAGCTCTGTATTGCCACCACATCTTACTCCTACATGAACGACAAAGACTTGTGGGACATTCTGTTTGCCTCCACCCAGCTGCGAGTGCTGGACCTGCGCGGCTGCTCGCGAATCACGTCGGCTGGTCTTGCGGCTTTGCCCTGTCATG AGCTGGAATGTCTGTTCTGGGGACAATATTTCAGCAGCCACGGTGGTTCGTCGTCCCTGAAGAAGGGCCTCCACATGGTGACGCAGAAGTGGAACCAGACACTGCAACAGCTGGACATCGCCAATCAGCTCTTCTCAGAGGAGGACCTGGAGGTCGCCATGTCCCACCTTGCTCGAGCCACTGAAGGCAACACTCTGCGTTCACTCAACCTGAGCGGGACCAGGATCACGACATGTGCCCTCAG ACCACTCATCAGCCAAACAACGGCACTCAACTATCTCAATCTGTCTTCCTGTCGATATCTTCCAAGAGGACTGAAGAGGATTTATCGTGGACAAGAAGACATTCGACAGTTGCTGGACAAGTTGGAGTAG
- the fbxl6 gene encoding F-box/LRR-repeat protein 6 isoform X3, which translates to MASADGALSVHSEDDKDAGACKLNASSQVRDGETSQKNSTLNRNSSQPQKAKMKKKARVNRVAQPNYTVHEGEDMLLVISSSTAQYDGSAWAPKRKGCKKRKVTKGKGKSIPTKRKKLMSAPVVKQKEEIPEFVLEAPSDHSWGQMLPEEVLVNIFKMVVTQDGAVPFLCRVGRVCRLWNVAASSPILWRKVSLGHCWITTGKTQLPKTESKIKYTIDWLAQKRFSQLREFSLHHWTKNVNYAVDVVSKFCPHLGALTLSYCSGLTEVGFQSLGLHSRSLQSLNLQYTEFQVEGLLSYLELYGCQIRQIWFTHGLKNDRLLTAISRGCCRDLELLEVNTKLDSKDGELPICIQALQTACPKLKLRVLDLRGCSRITSAGLAALPCHELECLFWGQYFSSHGGSSSLKKGLHMVTQKWNQTLQQLDIANQLFSEEDLEVAMSHLARATEGNTLRSLNLSGTRITTCALRPLISQTTALNYLNLSSCRYLPRGLKRIYRGQEDIRQLLDKLE; encoded by the exons ATGGCCTCTGCTGATGGGGCACTTTCAGTCCACAGCGAAGATGACAAGGACGCTGGTGCCTGTAAATTGAATGCGTCCAGCCAAGTAAGAGATGGAGAAACGTCACAAAAAAATTCTACTTTGAATAGGAACTCTAGTCAGCCTCAAAAGGCTAAAATGAAGAAGAAGGCCAGAGTGAACAGGGTGGCTCAGCCCAACTACACTGTCCACGAGGGTGAGGACATGCTCTTAGTGATATCCAGCAGCACCGCTCAATATGACGGCTCTGCCTGGGCCCCCAAGAGGAAGGGATGCAAAAAGAGGAAGGTGACTAAAGGAAAAGGGAAAAGCATTCCaactaagagaaaaaagttgatgAGTGCACCGGTTGTCAAGCAAAAAGAGGAGATCCCTGAGTTTGTACTGGAGGCACCAAGTGACCACAGTTGGGGGCAAATGCTTCCAGAGGAGGTGCTGGTCAATATTTTCAAGATGGTGGTTACCCAAGATGGCGCTGTGCCATTTCTGTGCAG GGTAGGGAGAGTCTGTCGCCTGTGGAACGTTGCCGCCTCCAGCCCCATCCTGTGGCGAAAGGTCTCACTCGGCCACTGCTGGATCACAACGGGGAAGACTCAGCTCCCGAAAACCGAGAGCAAAATCAAGTACACGATAGACTGGCTGGCACAGAAGAG ATTCTCACAACTGCGAGAGTTCTCCCTCCATCACTGGACCAAGAATGTCAACTATGCAGTAGAT GTCGTGTCCAAGTTCTGCCCTCATCTTGGTGCCCTCACACTCTCCTACTGCTCGGGCCTGACGGAGGTGGGCTTCCAAAGCCTCGGCCTGCACAGCCGCTCTCTGCAGAGCTTAAACCTCCAGTACACAGAG TTTCAGGTGGAGGGTCTTCTGAGTTACCTGGAACTCTACGGATGTCAGATAAGACAGATTTGGTTCACTCACGGCCTGAAGAATGACCGACTGTTGACTGCCATCTCT AGGGGATGCTGTCGTGATCTGGAGTTGTTGGAGGTCAACACGAAGCTGGACAGTAAAGATGGCGAACTTCCCATTTGCATCCAGGCGCTACAGACTGCATGCCCCAAACTTAAG CTGCGAGTGCTGGACCTGCGCGGCTGCTCGCGAATCACGTCGGCTGGTCTTGCGGCTTTGCCCTGTCATG AGCTGGAATGTCTGTTCTGGGGACAATATTTCAGCAGCCACGGTGGTTCGTCGTCCCTGAAGAAGGGCCTCCACATGGTGACGCAGAAGTGGAACCAGACACTGCAACAGCTGGACATCGCCAATCAGCTCTTCTCAGAGGAGGACCTGGAGGTCGCCATGTCCCACCTTGCTCGAGCCACTGAAGGCAACACTCTGCGTTCACTCAACCTGAGCGGGACCAGGATCACGACATGTGCCCTCAG ACCACTCATCAGCCAAACAACGGCACTCAACTATCTCAATCTGTCTTCCTGTCGATATCTTCCAAGAGGACTGAAGAGGATTTATCGTGGACAAGAAGACATTCGACAGTTGCTGGACAAGTTGGAGTAG
- the fbxl6 gene encoding F-box/LRR-repeat protein 6 isoform X2: MKKKARVNRVAQPNYTVHEGEDMLLVISSSTAQYDGSAWAPKRKGCKKRKVTKGKGKSIPTKRKKLMSAPVVKQKEEIPEFVLEAPSDHSWGQMLPEEVLVNIFKMVVTQDGAVPFLCRVGRVCRLWNVAASSPILWRKVSLGHCWITTGKTQLPKTESKIKYTIDWLAQKRFSQLREFSLHHWTKNVNYAVDVVSKFCPHLGALTLSYCSGLTEVGFQSLGLHSRSLQSLNLQYTEFQVEGLLSYLELYGCQIRQIWFTHGLKNDRLLTAISRGCCRDLELLEVNTKLDSKDGELPICIQALQTACPKLKTFRMLNVRPLHKTMRSGTELSLGFPSLEELCIATTSYSYMNDKDLWDILFASTQLRVLDLRGCSRITSAGLAALPCHELECLFWGQYFSSHGGSSSLKKGLHMVTQKWNQTLQQLDIANQLFSEEDLEVAMSHLARATEGNTLRSLNLSGTRITTCALRPLISQTTALNYLNLSSCRYLPRGLKRIYRGQEDIRQLLDKLE, from the exons ATGAAGAAGAAGGCCAGAGTGAACAGGGTGGCTCAGCCCAACTACACTGTCCACGAGGGTGAGGACATGCTCTTAGTGATATCCAGCAGCACCGCTCAATATGACGGCTCTGCCTGGGCCCCCAAGAGGAAGGGATGCAAAAAGAGGAAGGTGACTAAAGGAAAAGGGAAAAGCATTCCaactaagagaaaaaagttgatgAGTGCACCGGTTGTCAAGCAAAAAGAGGAGATCCCTGAGTTTGTACTGGAGGCACCAAGTGACCACAGTTGGGGGCAAATGCTTCCAGAGGAGGTGCTGGTCAATATTTTCAAGATGGTGGTTACCCAAGATGGCGCTGTGCCATTTCTGTGCAG GGTAGGGAGAGTCTGTCGCCTGTGGAACGTTGCCGCCTCCAGCCCCATCCTGTGGCGAAAGGTCTCACTCGGCCACTGCTGGATCACAACGGGGAAGACTCAGCTCCCGAAAACCGAGAGCAAAATCAAGTACACGATAGACTGGCTGGCACAGAAGAG ATTCTCACAACTGCGAGAGTTCTCCCTCCATCACTGGACCAAGAATGTCAACTATGCAGTAGAT GTCGTGTCCAAGTTCTGCCCTCATCTTGGTGCCCTCACACTCTCCTACTGCTCGGGCCTGACGGAGGTGGGCTTCCAAAGCCTCGGCCTGCACAGCCGCTCTCTGCAGAGCTTAAACCTCCAGTACACAGAG TTTCAGGTGGAGGGTCTTCTGAGTTACCTGGAACTCTACGGATGTCAGATAAGACAGATTTGGTTCACTCACGGCCTGAAGAATGACCGACTGTTGACTGCCATCTCT AGGGGATGCTGTCGTGATCTGGAGTTGTTGGAGGTCAACACGAAGCTGGACAGTAAAGATGGCGAACTTCCCATTTGCATCCAGGCGCTACAGACTGCATGCCCCAAACTTAAG ACTTTCCGGATGCTGAACGTCCGACCTCTGCACAAGACCATGCGTAGCGGCACCGAATTGTCATTGGGCTTCCCCTCACTGGAGGAGCTCTGTATTGCCACCACATCTTACTCCTACATGAACGACAAAGACTTGTGGGACATTCTGTTTGCCTCCACCCAGCTGCGAGTGCTGGACCTGCGCGGCTGCTCGCGAATCACGTCGGCTGGTCTTGCGGCTTTGCCCTGTCATG AGCTGGAATGTCTGTTCTGGGGACAATATTTCAGCAGCCACGGTGGTTCGTCGTCCCTGAAGAAGGGCCTCCACATGGTGACGCAGAAGTGGAACCAGACACTGCAACAGCTGGACATCGCCAATCAGCTCTTCTCAGAGGAGGACCTGGAGGTCGCCATGTCCCACCTTGCTCGAGCCACTGAAGGCAACACTCTGCGTTCACTCAACCTGAGCGGGACCAGGATCACGACATGTGCCCTCAG ACCACTCATCAGCCAAACAACGGCACTCAACTATCTCAATCTGTCTTCCTGTCGATATCTTCCAAGAGGACTGAAGAGGATTTATCGTGGACAAGAAGACATTCGACAGTTGCTGGACAAGTTGGAGTAG
- the LOC131102172 gene encoding LOW QUALITY PROTEIN: G-protein coupled receptor 20-like (The sequence of the model RefSeq protein was modified relative to this genomic sequence to represent the inferred CDS: inserted 2 bases in 2 codons; substituted 1 base at 1 genomic stop codon), with translation MKEDNNVPWIAVIDWLKRIFPAHRPICNSIEVEREHLLKMKDFSEQAKSIEVTNDGKIVNSGAPYLHKVAHLDMQLYRDFYAVWVSLMACNSVMLVLGVPLNSLALYIFCXPPPLAVGSISIDRYLAVVHASSTQHPWRSAGAAGCVSVAVXTPAVVVTYSFQTNALELSTSCALLPALLILEFLLTLLSXRRGLMAHQHRRGRRARAVRLLTAVLLIFTVCFTPFHVRQVLVYFGVHTGAGGHPGTGDVLAYHVTVTLSSLISCLDQVVYCLMTDSFKRVWSRGAHTFSAGELLLK, from the exons ATGAAGGAGGACAATAACGTCCCATGGATTGCAGTCATTGATTGGCTGAAGAGGATCTTCCCAGCTCACCG CCCCATATGCAACAGCATCGAAGTGGAACGGGAACATCTTTTGAAAATGAAAGACTTTTCCGAACAGGCCAAATCTATCGAAGTGACGAACG ATGGGAAAATTGTGAACTCGGGGGCGCCCTACCTGCACAAGGTAGCTCACCTGGACATGCAGCTGTACCGCGACTTCTACGCCGTGTGGGTCTCCCTCATG GCGTGCAACAGCGTGATGCTCGTTCTGGGCGTGCCCCTCAACAGCCTGGCTCTGTACATCTTCT GGCCACCGCCGCTCGCAGTCGGCAGCATCAGTATTGACCGCTACCTGGCTGTGGTGCACGCCTCAAGCACGCAGCATCCGTGGCGGAGCGCAGGTGCGGCCGGGTGCGTCAGTGTGGCCGTCTGAACTCCAGCGGTGGTGGTCACCTACTCTTTCCAg ACCAATGCACTAGAGCTGAGCACCTCCTGCGCCCTCCTTCCTGCCCTCCTCATCCTGGAGTTCCTCCTCACGCTCCTCT TCCGGCGGGGTTTGATGGCCCACCAGCACAGACGAGGGAGAAGGGCACGCGCCGTCAGGCTGCTGACCGCCGTCCTCCTCATCTTCACCGTCTGCTTCACGCCCTTCCACGTCCGCCAGGTGCTGGTGTACTTCGGCGTCCACACGGGAGCGGGGGGGCACCCCGGCACGGGTGACGTGCTGGCTTACCATGTCACCGTGACACTGAGCAGCCTGATCAGCTGCCTGGATCAGGTGGTTTACTGCCTGATGACAGACAGCTTCAAGAGGGTGtggagcaggggtgctcacactttttcagcaggcgagctacttttaaaatga